The genomic stretch TAACATTGTTTTGAGATTGACGGTTACTTAGGATGTCACTCACTTCACATCTGACAGTGTCTCACTTGTAAACTCCAGTATATCAGCAGCTATACCAACGAAAATgagcaggagctgagagagccCGTCTCGGGTGATGCTGCCTCCTTTAGGCAGCAGCCACTTCCCCACAATCAGGAGGATGAGCAGGATTTGGTGAAGCGCGAGAATCCAGTCATCGACACACACGTCAGACAGAAGAGCGCCCAGCTCCTTCAACCAGCGTGGGAAAGACAACAAAGGTTTCAATATTAACTGATCTTCTCGGCTTAATGTTCATCTAAATATACCTACGTTGAATTCTTAGTGAATCAAAATAAACTGATAATTACTGTAGCAATTAATGTAGTAGCGCACAGTATTTCCCAAACTTCCTCTCTATTCTATTTTTATATTTCCATTTTTGTTACTGGGTTTCACATGAATATTGAAGCAAATTGGTTTCGATCTTGGTCTAGCTGTCATCTACATAAACGCTTCCTCTTACCAGAACCGTTGAGTGGCATCATATGCACTGTTTGTATTGTATGCATCGTGTCCAGTCTCTTCAGCCTGTTTCGGCTTATTAACCATGACTCTGGTCTGCCTTATTATTTTAGGATTTCCTGGATTTGACTCTTTCTTCACTGCGTTTATGGATTACAAACTGCGTTTCGGTTTTCTGATTAAGTGCCTGTTGACTTTAATGTCTTTATAATTCAGTTCAGTGAAGTATCTGTGTATGTCCTGCAGTaggctggcatcctatccacTACAGTATGTATGCTAGCCATGTGACCTAGGATACCTGGGGGAGATTTCAGGCACCTGCAACCCTGACcaagataagcagttggaagatggatggatggataacaacTTACAAATAAAGCAAAACTGGACACCAAATACAACTTCTCTTTATATATGTCATGCTGCTAAAATGAAGGCTAGCCCCACTGCTTAGCACCAACATTTTACATAATACAGTACACATAACCAATTACTGTTTGTTAGGCCTATTTTTTGTGAACATACTTTGTGTTAGAGCTGAACAATACTGAAAGTTCTTCATCTTGCGATATTTCAAGTTATTTTGATTATTTAGCAGTAGAAAATTAATTGTATAGTATACATTAATAACGCACATCGTGGAAACTGCAAACATCCACCAAATACTGCCGCTTCCAGTTTGTGGAGTTTGGCAATGGGTCCTCCAGTTTCCTTCCACTGTCTAAAAACATGCAACTTAAGTAACCTGGAATGCCTAATTTTTGCATATGTGCGGCTGAATGTacaccaggggtggccaatgttatccgcaaagggccggtgtgtgtgcaggtttttgggataacctgtagCTAGGTCAGCTATtcaaaacccaggtgtgaggactcttcagccaagcagtcctctaattagtaatctaattaatgAGTTTCAGCGAGAACAAGCAGACacaacggccctttctggatcaGATTtcccacccctgctctacaccAGTTACAATGCTTAtattatacatccatccattttctgaaaccgcttgtctTATAcaaggttgtgggggggggggggatttcttaCCTTGATTATCTCCTTCTTTCTGGTTGTATTTAAAATGCTCCTTACATTTTCCCTTAAATTCAGGCTGTTACACTAGAAgaattaaaacagaaaaaaacgttAGCTTGTGGTCTAATATAATCACTTACAGAAAATTTAAACGGATAACTGAAAGATACTTAAAttaacaaaacaataaaatttattttgatttgttgcctatgtacaaaaaaacaaaacaaaaacgtaCCGCTTCCCTGTGCATGATAATACGGAGGAGGATTAGGGCCACCatgaaaatattatttgaattcTGAGTTTTTtcctcagaattctgactttaatctcagaattctttttttttctaaagtcAGGGGGGgaaaaagtcagaattctgagattaaagtcagaattcaaataatattttcatggtggccctaattaattttattttatgagAAACACCAACCTGTGgatcatttaatttattttcttgATGGTACAGTTCCAAAATCCATATGGAGGGTATGATGCTGATGAGGAACAGCAAGATGGCTGGCGAGAACCTATTTTAAATATACAATTTAAAATGTACGGAAGTCGGACTACAGTTTAGTATAACATGTGCAATTACTTAATTACTCGTGAAACTATAATTAATCTCACaactataaataaaattgctgtTTAAAGCAATTTTCCCCTAAAATCTTACTAAAAACGAAGCAATCAGTTGTCAGCGATGATTTGGAAAAACAATGACTAAGAAGAAATTAAAATGACGAGAAGTTAAACCTCAGGCTATAATCTCTACTCACCACTTGTAGTCTTCGCCTTTTCGTATTTTTAAGGTTAAGAACATTTCGAAAATGAGAGGCAGGAAAAGAAGAGTCAGTAACCAATAACGAGGATCTTTTTTAACCGATGTAACTCCAAATACCCCCAAAAATGCtacaatgatgaacaaacatcgGGCAATAATCGCGCATATAAACTTTCTTAAAGCCATTGTCCGTCCCTTAAACTATGAAACTTTTTCGTGAAGGGAGCCAGCACTGTTATCTCTGTTAAACTACAACTCCGGATGCAGAGGAACTCAGTGTAACAGGGTTGCCACCCTGCTACTTTCGAAATGTTTTTCCCCTGCCGCCTGCTTGCGGCGTGGCCGCTTCCTTCGGCAGTTTGTCCCGCCGGCTGCTTCTCTTTCGGCACCTGACCCCAGCCATCGCTGTTCGGCTTCCTACGCTGCAGCACGAGCGGTGGATCAAGCGATGCGACACGCGCTTAAAATGATGCTGCACGAGCGTCGGAAGATAACGCGCTTAGGAAAATGTGATTTATAGTCATAGGAATTAAGTGTAAATACAATTAAGTTCTTACTTTCGCATAATCCATAAATAAGTCATACCTTCTGAAAGGCAAGGTCCCAGGCTATTTACAGGTTAAATTTAGTCAACTTCTACTATTTTTAGGTAAATGCACGTTGAATGCCATGGCTACATGCGCATTTGGTTATTTGTACTAAGTTTGAGAGaacatatttaaaaattttcccataatgcataaACAAGTCTTACACATTCCGACAGGGATGCTCAATTTACCGGAATCTCTCGGCTTCTAGACTCTATTTGagatatgtactgtatatagatattgattatatAACATTGAGTCACTgttaatgtttgggtgtttcattgattaatgattaacacattgatgcattgtcattgaatcactgcaaatacatggttaacatgattagtatgattaacatgattacttatacatttgcactgccGCGTAACATACTACATTATATATTGTCTACTGCAACTACAGTAtcttataaagcta from Brienomyrus brachyistius isolate T26 chromosome 3, BBRACH_0.4, whole genome shotgun sequence encodes the following:
- the LOC125738325 gene encoding transmembrane protein 26-like, which gives rise to MALRKFICAIIARCLFIIVAFLGVFGVTSVKKDPRYWLLTLLFLPLIFEMFLTLKIRKGEDYKWFSPAILLFLISIIPSIWILELYHQENKLNDPQCNSLNLRENVRSILNTTRKKEIIKELGALLSDVCVDDWILALHQILLILLIVGKWLLPKGGSITRDGLSQLLLIFVGIAADILEFTSETLSDVKESRPEFVCVILGVWTWSMLQFPFHVTVVNPRSADATEGRSTSRLRRHFSDIWGITESLLAHDGPFLVVRLLLMIKYRVFHKKLVFFTVKNFLVIILSFYRLYVIMSE